The Setaria viridis chromosome 6, Setaria_viridis_v4.0, whole genome shotgun sequence genome contains a region encoding:
- the LOC117861996 gene encoding F-box/FBD/LRR-repeat protein At1g13570, with amino-acid sequence MSGHKRCMKNFIDTVNAVLQKCRGDVVEEFKVKFGFDTTLADHVNSFISFAASSRVKVLAFDLEPFDSGLRYDHYIFPFDLFNNESISCLQSIQLSFVSLEPPFQFSGFPNLRKLDLRVVHVTRKDLEDTLSSCCNIEWLSMDRCHLKDELKVDTPMFHLQHLRIVHCELTKIEFHAVNLDTFVYKGSFLPIVLNHSRKLDDVRITFYQAIFQHALAALLDGLPSMKNLTFHIYFPRIEMQGLRNNPYKFSRLRNLQLFMNIDRKDADKFFYLVSFLRAAPLIERLEVHVFEFGFDPYLWFADVGPERQNLQQYEYKHLKSMYITGYKGGRGQLEFILHVVENAPVLEVLTVHTTRAVLEVLTINRTNSS; translated from the exons ATGTCTGGGCATAAAAGGTGCATGAAAAATTTCATCGATACTGTCAACGCTGTTTTACAGAAGTGCCGTGGTGATGTGGTTGAAGAATTTAAGGTGAAATTTGGATTTGACACTACACTTGCTGATCATGTCAACAGTTTTATTAGTTTTGCTGCATCCTCGCGGGTAAAAGTTCTTGCTTTTGATCTGGAGCCTTTTGACTCTGGGCTCCGATATGATCACTACATATTTCCATTTGATCTTTTTAACAATGAAAGCATCTCCTGTCTACAAAGTATTCAGCTTAGCTTTGTATCATTGGAGCCACCTTTCCAGTTTAGTGGTTTCCCAAACCTGAGAAAGCTTGATCTGAGGGTGGTGCATGTGACTAGAAAGGATCTTGAAGATACACTGTCCAGTTGCTGTAATATTGAGTGGCTAAGTATGGACAGATGCCATCTTAAGGATGAATTAAAGGTGGATACCCCTATGTTCCATCTGCAACATTTACGTATTGTGCACTGCGAATTGACCAAGATAGAGTTCCATGCTGTAAATCTAGATACTTTTGTATACAAAGGATCCTTTCTGCCTATTGTCCTCAACCATTCAAGGAAGTTGGATGATGTAAGAATTACGTTTTATCAAGCAATCTTTCAGCATGCTCTCGCAGCACTCCTCGATGGCCTTCCAAGCATGAAGAATCTgacttttcatatttattttccACGAATAGAG ATGCAAGGGTTGAGAAATAACCCATACAAGTTTTCTCGTCTTAGGAATTTACAGTTGTTCATGAACATAGACCGGAAAGATGCTgacaaatttttttatttggtctCTTTTCTAAGAGCCGCTCCTCTTATTGAAAGACTGGAGGTTCAT GTATTTGAG TTTGGATTTGATCCTTATTTATGGTTTGCGGATGTGGGTCCTGAAAGGCAGAACCTTCAGCAATATGAATACAAACATTTGAAGAGTATGTATATTACAGGATATAAAGGAGGAAGAGGCCAACTTGAATTTATTCTTCATGTTGTGGAAAATGCCCCTGTGCTGGAGGTTTTAACTGTACATACCACTCGAGCTGTGCTGGAGGTTTTAACT ATAAACCGCACCAACTCATCCTAG